The following proteins come from a genomic window of Flavobacterium eburneipallidum:
- the ilvC gene encoding ketol-acid reductoisomerase, giving the protein MANYFNSLPLRLQLEQLGVCEFMDQSEFADGIEALKGKKVVIVGCGAQGLNQGLNMRDSGLDISYALRAEAIAQKRASFMNAADNGFKVGTYEELIPTADLVCNLTPDKQHTAVVSAIMPLMKQGATLAYSHGFNIVEEGMQIRKDLTVIMCAPKCPGSEVREEYKRGFGVPTLIAVHPENDPNGFGLAQAKAYAVATGGNRAGVLRSSFVAEVKSDLMGEQTILCGLLQTGSILCFDKMVAEGVDAGYASKLIQYGWETITEGLKYGGITNMMDRLSNPAKIAAFNVAEELKDIMRPLFQKHMDDIISGHFSKTMMEDWANDDVNLLTWRKATGETNFEKTPAGDVEISEQEYYDNGTLMVAMVKAGVELAFEAMTDSGIIEESAYYESLHETPLIANTIARKKLFEMNRVISDTAEYGCYLFDHAAKPLIAEYVKNAPSNLVGRPFNDGSNGVDNKELIEVNSIIRNHPVEEVGAWLRESMTAMKKIVG; this is encoded by the coding sequence ATGGCAAATTATTTCAATTCATTACCACTTAGATTACAATTAGAACAATTAGGCGTTTGCGAATTTATGGATCAATCCGAATTTGCAGATGGAATCGAAGCACTTAAAGGTAAAAAAGTAGTTATCGTAGGTTGCGGTGCTCAAGGTTTAAACCAAGGTTTAAATATGAGAGATTCAGGTCTTGATATTTCTTATGCTTTGCGTGCTGAAGCAATTGCTCAAAAAAGAGCTTCTTTTATGAATGCTGCTGATAATGGTTTCAAAGTAGGTACTTATGAAGAATTAATACCAACAGCTGATTTGGTTTGTAACCTAACGCCAGACAAACAGCACACTGCTGTTGTAAGTGCTATTATGCCTTTGATGAAACAAGGAGCAACTTTAGCTTATTCTCACGGTTTTAATATCGTTGAAGAAGGAATGCAAATTCGTAAAGACTTAACAGTTATTATGTGTGCTCCGAAATGTCCAGGATCTGAAGTTCGTGAAGAATACAAAAGAGGATTTGGTGTACCAACATTAATCGCTGTTCACCCTGAAAATGATCCAAACGGATTTGGTTTGGCTCAAGCAAAAGCATACGCAGTTGCAACAGGAGGAAATAGAGCAGGAGTATTGCGTTCTTCTTTCGTGGCAGAAGTAAAATCAGATTTAATGGGTGAGCAAACTATCCTTTGTGGATTATTGCAAACTGGTTCTATCTTGTGTTTTGATAAAATGGTTGCCGAAGGTGTAGATGCTGGATATGCTTCTAAATTAATTCAATACGGATGGGAAACTATTACTGAAGGATTAAAATACGGAGGAATTACAAACATGATGGACAGATTGTCTAATCCTGCTAAAATTGCTGCCTTCAATGTTGCTGAAGAGTTAAAAGACATCATGCGTCCTTTGTTTCAAAAACACATGGATGATATTATCTCTGGTCATTTCTCAAAAACAATGATGGAAGACTGGGCTAATGATGATGTTAACTTATTGACTTGGAGAAAAGCTACAGGAGAAACTAATTTCGAAAAAACGCCTGCAGGCGATGTTGAAATCTCTGAACAAGAGTATTACGATAATGGAACCTTAATGGTAGCTATGGTAAAAGCTGGTGTTGAATTGGCTTTCGAAGCAATGACAGATTCAGGTATTATCGAAGAATCAGCTTACTACGAATCATTACACGAAACGCCACTTATTGCTAACACTATTGCAAGAAAGAAATTGTTCGAAATGAACCGTGTAATTTCAGACACTGCTGAATACGGATGTTATTTGTTTGATCACGCTGCTAAACCATTAATTGCTGAATACGTGAAAAATGCACCAAGCAATTTAGTAGGTCGTCCATTCAATGACGGAAGCAACGGAGTAGATAACAAAGAATTAATTGAAGTAAATTCAATTATCAGAAACCACCCAGTTGAAGAAGTTGGAGCTTGGTTGAGAGAATCTATGACAGCAATGAAAAAAATTGTTGGATAA
- the ilvN gene encoding acetolactate synthase small subunit: MENKIFTISVYSENNVGLLNRISGIFLKRHINILSLNVSESEIEGVSRFIIVVKTTEKWVQNIVGQIEKQIEVIKAFYHTDEETIFLDSAIFKINSALLFDERQIQNIIKESHSEIVTVSRDFFVISKTGKRAEIVELYNKLKPFGIMQFARSGRISISKEKMEISSLLNELKQN; encoded by the coding sequence ATGGAAAATAAAATATTCACCATTTCTGTCTATTCAGAAAATAATGTTGGCTTATTGAACAGAATTTCAGGTATTTTCTTGAAACGTCACATCAATATATTGAGTTTGAATGTATCCGAATCGGAAATAGAAGGTGTTTCCCGTTTCATTATCGTAGTAAAAACTACTGAAAAATGGGTTCAGAACATTGTAGGTCAAATCGAAAAACAAATCGAAGTTATCAAAGCATTTTATCATACAGATGAAGAAACTATCTTTTTGGATAGTGCTATATTCAAAATTAACTCGGCTTTATTATTCGATGAAAGACAAATTCAGAACATCATCAAAGAAAGTCATTCTGAAATTGTTACCGTATCAAGAGACTTTTTTGTGATTTCAAAAACAGGTAAACGTGCTGAAATTGTAGAATTATACAACAAACTAAAACCTTTCGGAATTATGCAGTTTGCACGTTCAGGAAGAATATCAATTTCAAAAGAAAAAATGGAAATTTCATCATTATTAAACGAGTTAAAACAGAATTAG
- the ilvB gene encoding biosynthetic-type acetolactate synthase large subunit → MKISGAEAVIRCLLAEGVDLVYGYPGGAIMPVYDELYKFQDQLHHVLVRHEQGAAHAAQGFARATGKVGVAIATSGPGATNLVTGIADAQIDSTPLVCITGQVGKHLLGSDAFQETDIIGISTPVTKWNYQITEASEIPAIIAKAFYIARSGRPGPVLIDITKNAQFDEFEFSYEKCTGIRSYHPKPVLNLQKVQDAADIINNAKKPFIVFGQGIILSEAEAQLKRFIEKSGIPAAWTILGLSALPTDHPLNVGMVGMHGNYGPNILTNECDVLIALGMRFDDRVTGNLATYAKQAKVIHFEIDPAEIDKNVKADVAVLGDVKEALMAITPLIDKKSHDSWHNEFKEKYKIELEAVIDEELAPTNGKGISMGETIEMINKHSKADAIMVSDVGQHQMFACRYAKFNTTKSNVTSGGLGTMGFALPAAIGAKMGRPDREVVAIIGDGGFQMNIQELGTIHQTKVPVKIVVLNNEFLGMVRQWQELFFDYRYASTVMVNPNFCAIAEGYYIKSRKVTKREELDEAVAEMMASKDSYFLEVMVEKENNVFPMIPTGASVSDIRLS, encoded by the coding sequence ATGAAAATATCAGGAGCAGAAGCAGTTATCAGATGCTTATTAGCCGAAGGAGTAGATTTGGTTTATGGTTATCCAGGTGGAGCCATTATGCCAGTTTATGACGAATTATATAAATTTCAAGATCAATTGCACCACGTTTTGGTGCGCCACGAACAAGGTGCGGCTCACGCTGCGCAAGGTTTTGCAAGAGCTACAGGAAAAGTTGGTGTGGCTATTGCTACTTCAGGTCCGGGAGCTACAAATCTAGTTACAGGAATTGCAGATGCTCAAATCGATTCAACACCTTTGGTTTGTATCACAGGTCAAGTTGGAAAACATTTATTGGGTTCTGATGCTTTTCAGGAAACGGATATTATTGGAATTTCAACTCCAGTAACCAAATGGAACTACCAAATTACAGAAGCGAGCGAAATTCCAGCAATTATTGCCAAAGCTTTTTATATCGCAAGATCAGGTCGTCCTGGGCCAGTTTTAATAGATATTACTAAAAACGCTCAATTCGATGAGTTCGAGTTTAGTTATGAAAAATGTACTGGAATTAGAAGTTATCATCCAAAGCCAGTTTTGAATCTTCAAAAAGTCCAGGACGCAGCAGATATAATCAATAATGCTAAAAAGCCATTTATTGTTTTTGGTCAAGGAATCATATTGAGCGAAGCTGAAGCGCAATTGAAACGTTTTATTGAAAAGTCAGGAATTCCTGCCGCTTGGACCATTTTAGGACTTTCGGCTTTGCCAACAGATCATCCATTGAACGTAGGAATGGTAGGGATGCACGGAAATTATGGTCCAAATATTTTGACTAACGAATGTGATGTTTTAATTGCTCTTGGAATGCGTTTTGATGACCGTGTTACGGGAAATTTAGCGACTTATGCTAAACAAGCTAAAGTGATTCACTTCGAAATTGACCCAGCCGAAATTGATAAAAATGTTAAAGCAGATGTTGCAGTTTTAGGAGATGTAAAAGAAGCTTTAATGGCAATAACACCTTTAATTGACAAAAAATCGCACGATTCTTGGCACAATGAATTCAAAGAAAAATATAAAATTGAGTTAGAAGCTGTTATTGATGAAGAGTTAGCTCCTACAAATGGTAAAGGAATTTCGATGGGTGAAACTATCGAAATGATTAACAAACACTCAAAAGCAGATGCGATAATGGTTTCAGATGTTGGACAACACCAAATGTTTGCTTGTCGTTATGCTAAATTCAATACTACTAAAAGTAATGTTACTTCTGGAGGTTTAGGAACAATGGGATTTGCTTTGCCAGCAGCTATCGGTGCCAAAATGGGAAGACCAGATCGTGAAGTGGTTGCTATTATTGGTGATGGAGGTTTTCAAATGAATATTCAGGAATTAGGAACCATTCATCAAACGAAAGTTCCTGTGAAGATTGTAGTTTTAAATAATGAATTTTTAGGAATGGTACGCCAATGGCAGGAATTATTCTTCGATTACAGATATGCTTCAACAGTGATGGTTAATCCTAACTTTTGCGCTATTGCTGAAGGCTATTATATCAAATCCAGAAAAGTAACAAAAAGAGAAGAACTAGATGAAGCAGTAGCTGAAATGATGGCTTCTAAAGACTCTTATTTTCTGGAAGTTATGGTAGAGAAAGAAAACAATGTATTCCCAATGATTCCAACAGGAGCTTCGGTTTCTGATATCCGATTAAGTTAA
- the ilvD gene encoding dihydroxy-acid dehydratase — MELNKYSKTITQDETQPASQAMFYGIGLTEEDLKKAQVGIVSMGYDGNPCNMHLNDLAKDIKKGVWDADLVGLIFNTIGVSDGISNGNDGMRFSLVSRDVIADSIETVMGAQWYDGMIAVPGCDKNMPGALMAMGRVNRPSIMVYGGSIHPGKWKGEDLNIVSAFEALGKKIKNTITPEDFKGVIQNACPGAGACGGMYTANTMSSAIEALGMSLPYSSSNPALSPEKKQECVDAGKAIRILLEKDIKPRDIMTRKAFENAITMVAVLGGSTNAVMHLIAMAHSVGIELTLQDFQDISDKTPLLADLKPSGKYLMEDLHNVGGVPGVMKYLLKEGLLHGDCLTVTGKTIAENLASVPDLHDGQEVVFEIQKALKATGNIQILYGNIATEGCVAKISGKEGEFFEGTAVVFEGEKDVIRGIQAGEVKPGNVVIIRYCGPKGGPGMSEMLKPTSAIMGAGLGNSVALITDGRFSGGSHGFVVGHVTPEAYEGGGIALIENGDIITIDAVNNTINMKVSDEELANRKANWKQPNNGITQGVLLKYMRSVSSASEGCVTDK; from the coding sequence ATGGAATTAAATAAATACAGCAAAACAATCACGCAAGACGAAACACAACCAGCTTCTCAAGCCATGTTCTACGGAATTGGTCTGACAGAAGAGGATCTTAAAAAAGCACAGGTAGGAATTGTAAGTATGGGTTATGACGGAAATCCTTGTAACATGCACTTAAATGACTTGGCTAAAGATATTAAGAAAGGGGTTTGGGATGCTGATTTAGTAGGTTTGATTTTTAATACAATTGGTGTAAGTGATGGAATTTCTAATGGAAATGATGGAATGCGTTTTTCTTTGGTTTCCCGTGATGTAATTGCCGATTCTATCGAAACTGTTATGGGTGCACAATGGTATGACGGTATGATTGCTGTTCCAGGTTGTGATAAAAATATGCCGGGAGCTTTAATGGCAATGGGTAGAGTAAATCGCCCTTCTATTATGGTTTACGGAGGATCTATTCACCCAGGAAAATGGAAAGGAGAAGATTTGAATATTGTTTCTGCTTTTGAAGCTTTAGGTAAAAAAATCAAAAACACAATTACACCTGAAGATTTCAAAGGAGTTATTCAGAATGCTTGTCCCGGTGCAGGTGCTTGTGGTGGAATGTACACTGCTAACACCATGTCATCAGCGATTGAAGCATTAGGAATGAGTTTGCCTTACAGTTCTTCTAATCCTGCTTTAAGTCCGGAAAAAAAACAAGAATGTGTTGATGCTGGTAAAGCAATCAGAATATTATTAGAAAAAGATATTAAGCCTAGAGATATTATGACTCGTAAAGCTTTCGAAAATGCTATTACAATGGTAGCAGTTTTAGGAGGTTCTACTAATGCGGTAATGCACTTAATTGCAATGGCTCACTCTGTAGGTATCGAATTGACATTGCAAGATTTCCAAGACATCAGTGATAAAACACCATTATTAGCCGACTTGAAACCAAGTGGAAAATACTTAATGGAAGATTTACACAATGTAGGAGGTGTTCCAGGAGTAATGAAATATTTATTAAAAGAAGGTTTGTTACACGGAGATTGTTTAACGGTGACAGGAAAAACAATAGCAGAGAATTTAGCTTCAGTTCCTGATTTGCACGATGGTCAAGAAGTAGTTTTTGAAATCCAAAAAGCATTAAAAGCAACTGGAAATATTCAAATTCTTTACGGAAACATTGCAACAGAAGGTTGTGTTGCTAAAATTAGCGGTAAAGAAGGAGAATTTTTTGAAGGTACAGCTGTTGTTTTTGAAGGTGAAAAAGATGTAATCAGAGGAATCCAAGCAGGAGAAGTTAAACCAGGAAACGTAGTAATTATTCGTTACTGTGGTCCAAAAGGTGGTCCGGGAATGTCTGAAATGTTGAAACCAACATCCGCTATTATGGGAGCTGGTTTAGGAAATTCAGTTGCTTTAATTACTGACGGACGTTTCTCTGGAGGTTCACACGGTTTTGTGGTAGGTCACGTTACTCCAGAAGCTTACGAAGGTGGAGGAATTGCTTTAATCGAAAACGGCGATATTATTACCATTGATGCGGTAAATAATACCATCAACATGAAAGTTTCTGATGAAGAATTGGCAAACCGTAAAGCCAATTGGAAACAACCTAATAATGGAATTACGCAAGGAGTTTTACTTAAATACATGCGTTCAGTATCTAGTGCGTCTGAAGGATGTGTTACTGACAAATAA
- the leuB gene encoding 3-isopropylmalate dehydrogenase yields the protein MNLKIAVLSGDGIGPEVTLQAKKALSAIAVVYNHEFIFEDAYIGAIAIEKTGKPLPQQTLNLCKNTDSILFGAIGDPKYDNDPSAKVRPEQGLLKLRKELGLFANIRPIKAYPKLMGSSPIKKEVLQGTDFVVYRELNGGMYFGEKTTNDEGTYASDLCEYNADEISKITHLAFKAAQQRRKKVTLVDKANVLATSRLWRTIVTEIAKEYPDVTLECLYVDNAAMQIIVNPRQFDILLTDNLFGDILSDEASVISGSIGLMSSASLGEKHSLFEPIHGCYTEAKGKNIANPIASILSVALLLEHFGLTQEATRVIAAVEKAIISNVVTVDLKVDSQFGTNEVGDFISNHILNEGDSYFKKDFVQIGQSTIV from the coding sequence ATGAATTTAAAAATAGCAGTACTTTCAGGAGATGGAATAGGTCCAGAGGTAACATTACAAGCCAAAAAAGCTTTGTCTGCTATTGCTGTGGTTTACAATCACGAATTTATTTTTGAAGACGCTTATATTGGTGCCATTGCTATCGAAAAAACAGGAAAACCACTACCGCAACAAACCTTGAATTTGTGTAAAAACACCGATTCAATTTTGTTTGGAGCTATTGGTGATCCAAAATACGATAACGATCCAAGTGCAAAAGTACGTCCAGAACAAGGGTTACTTAAGTTAAGAAAAGAATTGGGTTTATTCGCTAATATCAGACCAATAAAAGCTTATCCTAAATTAATGGGTTCTTCGCCAATAAAGAAAGAAGTTTTGCAAGGAACTGATTTCGTAGTTTATAGAGAGCTGAACGGCGGAATGTATTTTGGAGAAAAAACAACGAACGACGAAGGAACTTATGCTTCGGATTTGTGTGAATATAATGCAGATGAGATTTCAAAAATCACACATCTGGCATTCAAAGCAGCACAACAAAGACGCAAAAAAGTAACTTTAGTTGATAAAGCTAATGTATTAGCAACTTCTCGTTTATGGAGAACAATAGTTACTGAAATTGCCAAAGAATATCCAGATGTAACTTTGGAATGTCTATATGTTGACAATGCTGCAATGCAGATTATTGTGAATCCAAGACAGTTTGATATTTTGTTAACTGACAATTTGTTTGGTGATATTTTGTCTGACGAAGCGAGTGTAATTTCAGGTTCTATAGGATTAATGTCTTCTGCATCTTTGGGAGAAAAACATTCGTTGTTTGAACCAATTCACGGTTGTTATACAGAAGCAAAGGGGAAGAATATAGCTAATCCAATTGCATCGATTCTTTCAGTAGCGTTATTATTAGAGCATTTTGGCTTAACACAAGAAGCTACAAGAGTAATTGCAGCAGTAGAAAAAGCAATCATTAGTAATGTCGTCACCGTGGATTTGAAAGTAGATTCTCAATTCGGAACGAATGAAGTAGGGGATTTTATTTCAAATCATATCCTTAACGAAGGCGATTCCTATTTCAAAAAAGATTTTGTACAAATAGGACAATCAACAATAGTATAA
- a CDS encoding 2-isopropylmalate synthase: MNREKVQIFDTTLRDGEQVPGCKLDTNQKLVIANRLDDMGVDVIEAGFPVSSPGDFLSVSEISKIVKNATVCGLTRAVKNDIDVAAAALKHAKRPRIHTGIGTSESHIIYKLNTTREDIIARAKYAVSYAKTFVEDVEFYAEDAGRTDNEFLAKVCEEVIKSGATVLNIPDTTGYCLPHEYGAKIKYLKENVKGIENVTISCHCHNDLGMATANSIAGAMNGARQIECTINGIGERAGNTALEEVVMIFNQHPYLNLYTDIKTKELNSMSRLVSDSMGMMVQPNKAIVGANAFAHSSGIHQDGVIKNRETYEIMDPLEVGVNQSSIILTARSGRAALAYRAKKVGYELTKTQLDLVYIEFLKFADIKKEVIDEDIHQIIEASKLGSDLVRL, from the coding sequence ATGAATAGAGAGAAAGTCCAAATTTTTGATACCACTTTAAGAGATGGTGAACAAGTTCCAGGATGTAAATTAGATACCAATCAAAAACTCGTCATTGCAAATAGATTAGACGATATGGGAGTGGATGTAATTGAGGCTGGTTTCCCTGTTTCAAGTCCCGGAGATTTTTTATCCGTTTCAGAAATTAGTAAAATTGTAAAAAACGCTACCGTTTGTGGACTTACCAGAGCGGTGAAAAATGATATTGATGTAGCTGCTGCTGCTTTAAAGCACGCTAAAAGACCTCGTATTCATACAGGAATTGGAACATCAGAATCTCATATAATATACAAACTGAATACGACAAGAGAAGATATTATTGCCAGAGCAAAATATGCTGTTTCTTATGCTAAAACTTTTGTTGAAGACGTAGAATTTTATGCTGAAGATGCAGGTAGAACGGACAATGAATTCTTGGCTAAAGTTTGTGAAGAAGTCATCAAATCTGGAGCTACAGTATTGAATATTCCTGATACCACTGGATATTGTTTGCCACATGAATATGGTGCAAAAATTAAATACCTGAAAGAAAACGTAAAAGGTATCGAAAACGTTACTATTTCTTGTCACTGCCATAATGATTTAGGTATGGCTACTGCCAATTCGATTGCGGGAGCGATGAATGGTGCCAGACAAATTGAATGTACTATCAATGGAATAGGGGAAAGAGCAGGAAATACAGCATTGGAAGAAGTGGTAATGATTTTCAATCAACATCCTTATTTGAATTTATATACTGATATTAAAACAAAGGAATTAAATTCAATGAGCCGTTTGGTATCGGATAGTATGGGAATGATGGTTCAGCCAAACAAGGCTATAGTAGGAGCAAATGCTTTTGCACACAGTTCAGGAATTCATCAAGATGGTGTTATCAAAAACAGAGAGACTTACGAAATTATGGATCCTTTAGAAGTTGGTGTCAATCAATCTTCTATTATACTTACAGCAAGAAGTGGTAGAGCTGCATTGGCTTACCGAGCGAAAAAAGTAGGTTACGAATTGACAAAAACGCAATTGGATTTGGTATATATTGAATTCTTGAAATTTGCAGACATCAAAAAAGAAGTAATCGATGAAGATATTCATCAAATCATCGAAGCTTCTAAATTAGGAAGCGATTTAGTAAGACTTTAA
- a CDS encoding pentapeptide repeat-containing protein: MQDYFFQVEYNSHNYGEEEVNLQEFECCTFNHCNFSLCNFIGVVFIDCTFNDCLFSGAKINHVALRSVTFNRCKMEDVNFAMCDKLIFEVHFKQCVLDFSKFYTLKIKGTTFTDCSMVAIDFMSTDLTEVLFDNCDLYRSEFAKAIANKANFKTSYNYTIDPTKTKLKKAVFSLNEVKGLLFKHDIVVE, encoded by the coding sequence ATGCAAGATTATTTCTTTCAAGTTGAATACAACAGCCATAATTATGGCGAAGAAGAAGTCAATTTACAAGAATTTGAATGCTGCACTTTTAATCATTGTAATTTCTCGCTATGCAATTTTATCGGGGTTGTTTTTATCGATTGTACCTTTAACGATTGTCTTTTTAGCGGAGCCAAAATCAATCATGTTGCTTTAAGAAGCGTAACTTTTAATCGCTGTAAAATGGAAGATGTAAATTTTGCTATGTGTGACAAATTGATTTTTGAAGTTCATTTTAAGCAATGTGTTCTCGATTTTTCTAAATTTTATACCCTGAAAATCAAAGGAACAACATTTACAGATTGCAGTATGGTTGCTATTGACTTTATGAGCACAGATTTGACCGAAGTCCTTTTTGATAATTGTGATTTGTATCGTTCTGAATTTGCAAAAGCCATTGCCAACAAGGCTAATTTCAAAACCAGTTACAACTATACGATTGACCCAACGAAAACCAAACTTAAAAAAGCTGTTTTTTCTTTGAACGAAGTCAAAGGATTATTGTTTAAACATGATATCGTTGTGGAATAA
- the ettA gene encoding energy-dependent translational throttle protein EttA — MSDDKKVIFSMQKLSKTYTGADKPVLKNIYLSFFYGAKIGILGLNGSGKSSLLKIIAGVDKNYQGDVVFQPGYTVGYLEQEPILDDSKTVIEIVREGAAETMAVLEEYNQINDLFGLEENYSDPDKMDKLMDRQAALQDKIDALGAWEIDTKLEIAMDALRTPDGDTPIKNLSGGERRRVALCRLLLQQPDVLLLDEPTNHLDAESVLWLEQHLAQYSGTVIAVTHDRYFLDNVAGWILELDRGEGIPWKGNYSSWLDQKSNRMAQEEKVASKRRKTLERELDWVRQGAKGRQTKQKARLQNYDKLLNEDQKQLDENLEIYIPNGPRLGTNVIEAKNVAKAFGDKLLYDNLNFTLPQAGIVGIIGPNGAGKSTIFKMIMGEQATDSGEFSVGETVKIAYVDQSHSNIDPNKSIWENFADGQELIMMGGKQVNSRAYLSRFNFGGGEQNKKVSMLSGGERNRLHLAMTLKEEGNVLLLDEPTNDLDVNTLRALEEGLENFAGCAVVISHDRWFLDRICTHILAFEGDSEVYFFEGSFSDYEENKKKRLGGDLTPKRLKYRKLIR; from the coding sequence ATGTCAGACGATAAAAAGGTCATTTTCTCTATGCAGAAATTGAGCAAAACCTATACAGGAGCAGATAAACCAGTATTGAAGAACATTTATTTGAGTTTCTTTTATGGGGCAAAAATTGGTATTCTTGGTCTAAACGGTTCTGGAAAATCTTCTCTTTTAAAAATTATTGCAGGAGTTGATAAAAACTATCAGGGAGATGTGGTTTTTCAACCGGGTTACACCGTTGGTTATTTAGAACAAGAGCCAATTTTGGATGACTCGAAAACCGTAATCGAAATTGTTCGTGAAGGTGCTGCCGAAACTATGGCCGTTTTGGAGGAATACAATCAAATCAACGATTTGTTTGGTCTTGAAGAAAACTATTCTGATCCAGATAAAATGGACAAGTTAATGGATCGTCAAGCGGCTTTGCAAGACAAAATTGATGCGCTTGGTGCTTGGGAAATTGATACCAAATTAGAAATCGCTATGGATGCTTTACGCACACCAGACGGTGATACGCCAATCAAAAACCTTTCGGGTGGTGAGCGTCGTCGTGTGGCTTTGTGCCGTTTGTTGTTGCAACAACCAGACGTTTTGCTTTTGGATGAGCCTACCAACCACTTGGATGCGGAATCGGTACTTTGGTTAGAACAGCATTTAGCGCAATATTCAGGAACTGTAATTGCAGTAACCCACGATAGATACTTTTTGGATAACGTTGCAGGTTGGATTTTGGAACTAGATAGAGGAGAAGGTATTCCTTGGAAAGGGAATTATTCTTCTTGGTTAGACCAAAAATCAAACCGTATGGCACAGGAAGAAAAAGTAGCTTCGAAAAGAAGGAAAACGTTAGAACGTGAGTTGGACTGGGTTCGTCAAGGAGCCAAAGGTCGTCAAACGAAACAAAAAGCACGTTTACAGAACTACGATAAATTATTGAACGAAGACCAAAAACAATTAGACGAAAACTTGGAAATCTACATTCCAAATGGTCCACGTCTAGGAACGAATGTTATCGAAGCCAAGAATGTAGCCAAAGCTTTTGGAGACAAATTATTGTATGATAATTTGAATTTCACTTTGCCACAGGCTGGAATTGTTGGAATCATCGGACCAAACGGTGCTGGTAAATCTACCATTTTCAAAATGATTATGGGTGAACAAGCTACTGACAGTGGAGAATTTTCTGTTGGAGAAACGGTTAAAATCGCTTATGTAGATCAATCGCATTCTAATATCGATCCAAATAAATCAATCTGGGAAAACTTTGCCGATGGTCAGGAATTGATTATGATGGGCGGAAAACAAGTGAATTCGAGAGCTTATTTGTCGAGATTCAATTTTGGCGGTGGCGAGCAAAACAAAAAAGTTTCCATGCTTTCTGGTGGAGAGCGTAACCGTTTGCATTTGGCAATGACTTTGAAAGAAGAAGGAAACGTATTGTTACTCGATGAGCCAACGAATGATTTGGATGTAAATACACTTCGTGCATTGGAAGAAGGTTTGGAGAATTTCGCAGGTTGTGCTGTAGTAATTTCGCACGACAGATGGTTCTTGGACAGAATTTGTACACACATTCTAGCTTTTGAAGGAGATTCTGAAGTCTATTTCTTCGAAGGAAGTTTCTCTGATTATGAAGAAAACAAAAAGAAACGTCTTGGTGGCGACTTGACTCCAAAACGTTTGAAATACAGAAAGTTGATTAGATAA
- a CDS encoding type II toxin-antitoxin system RelE/ParE family toxin, whose product MLNIIWSEEAIDDVLNNIDYLEREWTEKEVKRFSDKTNEILDKLSNGNIRFKKSKYKDVLEVPIVKQINLFYKKEAENIILLRFWNNYQDPEKLKLK is encoded by the coding sequence ATGTTGAACATAATTTGGTCAGAGGAAGCTATCGATGATGTTCTAAATAATATTGATTATTTGGAAAGGGAATGGACAGAAAAGGAAGTGAAACGGTTTTCAGATAAGACAAATGAAATTTTAGACAAACTATCTAATGGAAACATAAGATTTAAAAAATCAAAATACAAAGACGTATTAGAAGTCCCGATAGTAAAACAAATAAATTTGTTCTATAAAAAAGAAGCCGAAAATATTATTTTACTACGATTTTGGAACAACTATCAAGATCCTGAAAAATTGAAATTAAAGTAA
- a CDS encoding type II toxin-antitoxin system Phd/YefM family antitoxin, protein MKTVSVTEFRSNIKRYLDIAQEERVVIHRSKGNSFVLVPLDQEKEEDVLNLAQKMAIDKALESVANGKVFSHKEALDKINAKRSDFLK, encoded by the coding sequence ATGAAAACAGTAAGTGTTACGGAATTCAGAAGCAATATAAAAAGATATTTAGATATTGCCCAAGAAGAAAGAGTTGTGATACATAGAAGCAAAGGAAATTCTTTCGTATTAGTTCCATTAGACCAAGAAAAGGAAGAAGATGTTTTAAATCTTGCACAAAAAATGGCTATAGATAAAGCATTGGAAAGTGTTGCCAATGGAAAAGTTTTTTCTCATAAAGAGGCTTTAGATAAAATAAATGCCAAACGTTCCGATTTTTTAAAATAA